Proteins co-encoded in one Desulfoplanes formicivorans genomic window:
- the pheT gene encoding phenylalanine--tRNA ligase subunit beta produces the protein MLLSLNWLRDFTPYEGDLDELADRLTMLGLEVDEISHPFAHLDSIIVGHVVQCEAHPESDHLHVCKVDVDAGELLDIVCGAPNVAQGQKVAVAPVGTIMPNGMKIKKAKLRGMPSRGMICSAMELELGNDHSGIMVLDDSLAPGTKLIDALGLETSVLDIDITPNRGDCLSVLGYAREIAAAYNLPLTMPRVECVETGPSCQDMVSVQIDQASLCPSYLARIIQGVSNVQSPDWMRYRLLAVGLRPISAVVDVTNYVLMELGQPLHAFDRSLIRGGKIRVAPAREGMVFTTLDNKERKLLSSDLLIWDGERPVALAGVMGGANSEISEASTEVLLESAVFHPGTIRKTARRLALGSDASFRFERGVDQVGSRLALDRAADLIVSCCGGQIAKGVAGSVPRPYSPPSIVFRPAKATRLLALDVEEGYCEKVLTSLGCELAKASDGYQVTPPSYRLDLEREADLIEEVARVYGMDRLPVRLPRITKNLDAMLNEDPLFAFNSRIKAWAMGCGLHEAVNYSFVATKDMDRLAIPMEGRVEILNPLNEELNVLRSQIAPGLFNSLKHNLGQGATRLRLFEVAQVFVQDPTSDTMTKETNRLGLLVYGSREPQRYPFAAGDVDYSDIKGLVESLTGHLGIGTLSFALAEEHPYLQPCVRVLAGETFIGLIGMLKPALADGYNASHRVWFADMDLETIMDLTARSTCTFSPIAKFPAVRRDITIIAPKTLPFGRIAEVILARKEPLVEDVVLLDIYTPEEGAKENHVSLRVTYRSMSKTLKDKEVDKVHTRIGQELLNKLEVRFP, from the coding sequence ATGCTGCTCAGTCTGAACTGGCTACGAGATTTTACCCCCTATGAAGGGGATCTGGACGAGTTGGCCGATCGCTTGACCATGCTCGGTCTGGAAGTTGACGAGATATCCCATCCCTTTGCCCATCTGGACTCCATTATTGTCGGTCATGTGGTCCAATGCGAGGCGCATCCGGAATCCGACCACCTGCATGTGTGCAAGGTGGATGTGGATGCCGGGGAACTTCTTGACATTGTCTGTGGTGCTCCCAACGTGGCGCAAGGGCAGAAGGTTGCCGTGGCTCCGGTGGGAACAATCATGCCCAACGGCATGAAGATCAAGAAGGCCAAACTTCGGGGCATGCCCTCCCGGGGGATGATCTGCTCGGCCATGGAACTCGAACTTGGCAACGACCACAGCGGGATCATGGTTCTTGACGACTCCCTGGCGCCCGGAACCAAGCTCATTGATGCCCTGGGCCTGGAAACCAGTGTCCTGGATATCGACATCACCCCCAACCGCGGGGATTGCTTGAGTGTTCTGGGATATGCCCGGGAAATCGCAGCCGCCTACAATCTGCCCCTGACCATGCCCAGGGTGGAGTGTGTGGAAACCGGACCTTCCTGCCAGGACATGGTTTCCGTACAGATTGATCAGGCCAGCCTGTGTCCGTCCTATCTTGCCCGCATTATTCAGGGCGTTTCCAATGTTCAGAGCCCGGACTGGATGCGCTACCGTCTTCTGGCCGTGGGCCTTCGCCCCATCAGCGCGGTTGTGGACGTGACCAATTACGTGCTCATGGAGCTGGGTCAGCCCTTGCACGCCTTTGACCGCTCCCTGATTCGAGGTGGCAAGATCCGGGTCGCCCCGGCCCGAGAAGGTATGGTTTTCACCACGTTGGACAACAAGGAGCGCAAGCTGTTGTCTTCGGACCTGCTCATCTGGGACGGTGAGCGTCCCGTTGCCCTGGCCGGTGTCATGGGTGGGGCCAATTCCGAAATTTCCGAAGCATCCACCGAAGTCCTGCTTGAAAGCGCTGTTTTCCATCCCGGCACCATCCGCAAGACAGCCAGACGACTGGCCCTTGGCAGCGATGCCTCCTTCAGGTTCGAACGCGGTGTCGATCAGGTGGGTTCACGTCTGGCCCTGGATCGGGCCGCAGATCTCATTGTCTCCTGTTGCGGTGGCCAGATCGCCAAGGGTGTGGCCGGATCAGTTCCCAGGCCCTACTCACCCCCGTCCATTGTGTTCCGCCCTGCCAAGGCCACCCGGCTTTTGGCCCTGGACGTGGAAGAGGGGTATTGTGAAAAGGTGCTCACCTCCCTTGGCTGCGAGCTTGCCAAGGCCAGTGACGGCTACCAGGTGACACCGCCCAGTTACCGCCTTGATCTCGAGCGTGAGGCCGATCTGATCGAAGAGGTGGCCAGGGTGTACGGCATGGACCGCCTGCCGGTCCGTCTCCCCAGGATCACCAAGAATCTGGACGCCATGCTCAATGAAGATCCCCTGTTTGCCTTTAACAGCCGGATCAAGGCCTGGGCCATGGGATGCGGTCTTCATGAAGCCGTCAATTACAGTTTTGTCGCCACCAAGGACATGGATCGCCTGGCCATCCCCATGGAAGGGCGAGTCGAGATCCTCAATCCCCTGAACGAAGAGCTCAATGTTCTGAGATCCCAGATCGCTCCGGGGCTGTTCAACTCGCTGAAACACAACCTGGGCCAGGGCGCTACCCGTCTCAGGCTCTTTGAGGTGGCCCAGGTCTTTGTGCAGGATCCGACTTCGGATACCATGACCAAGGAGACCAACCGTCTGGGGCTTCTGGTGTACGGATCCCGTGAACCCCAGCGTTATCCCTTTGCCGCAGGTGATGTTGACTACAGTGACATCAAGGGGCTGGTCGAGAGCCTGACAGGGCATCTGGGTATCGGAACCCTGTCCTTTGCTTTGGCCGAAGAGCACCCCTATTTGCAGCCCTGTGTCCGGGTTCTGGCCGGAGAAACCTTTATCGGTCTGATCGGCATGCTCAAGCCGGCTCTGGCTGATGGGTACAATGCCAGTCACCGGGTCTGGTTTGCCGACATGGATCTGGAAACGATCATGGACCTGACCGCCCGGTCGACGTGCACGTTCAGTCCCATTGCCAAATTCCCGGCGGTTCGGCGTGACATCACCATTATTGCCCCCAAGACCCTGCCTTTTGGCCGGATTGCCGAGGTCATCCTGGCGCGCAAGGAACCCCTGGTGGAGGATGTTGTTCTGCTGGACATCTACACCCCTGAAGAAGGCGCAAAGGAAAACCATGTCAGTCTGCGCGTGACCTACAGGAGCATGTCCAAGACCCTGAAGGACAAGGAAGTTGACAAGGTGCATACACGCATAGGACAAGAACTGCTGAACAAGCTGGAAGTCAGGTTCCCGTAA
- the rplT gene encoding 50S ribosomal protein L20 — translation MRVKRGKAANRRHKKYLKMAKGYRGARSKLYRTARETVERALVYSYRDRKQRKREFRKLWILRISAACKEHGISYSRFMHGLSEAEVGLNRKMLADMAVNDKGSFAKLAEMAKAKVN, via the coding sequence ATGCGTGTTAAAAGAGGCAAGGCCGCAAACAGGCGGCACAAGAAATATTTGAAGATGGCCAAGGGCTACCGCGGAGCCCGAAGCAAGCTGTATCGTACCGCGCGGGAAACGGTTGAGCGGGCTCTTGTCTACTCCTACCGTGACCGCAAACAGAGAAAGCGCGAATTCCGCAAGCTCTGGATTCTTCGCATCAGCGCAGCCTGCAAGGAACACGGCATTTCCTACAGCCGGTTCATGCACGGTCTCTCCGAGGCCGAGGTCGGACTGAACAGAAAGATGCTGGCCGATATGGCCGTCAACGATAAGGGATCCTTCGCCAAGTTGGCTGAAATGGCCAAAGCAAAAGTGAATTAG
- the thrS gene encoding threonine--tRNA ligase translates to MIKINGEERDVLAGQTCKDVLAQVLSGKKLKSTVACLCDGALLDLGREVPSGCREMEPVFLDSEAGLEVIRHSAAHVMAEAVKELFPSAKVTIGPSVENGFYYDFDYERSFTPDDLAAIEAKMTESIQANKPFQRTEMSADAAKKLFLGMGETYKVEIIDDLGEETVSLYTHGNFTDLCRGPHVPSTGFIRAFKLTSVAGAYWRGDENKPMLQRIYGTAFATAKDLKKHLHLIEEAKKRDHRKLGTQLDLFSFSDEAAPGMPIWHPKGALVRTILEDFERKEHLRRGYDIVQGPIILRRELWEKSGHYDNYRENMYFTEIDGQAYGVKPMNCLSHMLIYKSQIRSYRDLPIRYFELGNVHRHEKSGVLHGLLRVREFTQDDAHILCRPDQLQDEIKGVIAFVQDVMELFGFEYSMEISTRPEKSIGTDEDWDRATGALQQALESSGLEYEINAGDGAFYGPKIDVKVKDALGREWQCATIQCDFTLPERFDLVYIGEDGARHRPVMLHRVILGAVERFLGILIEHYAGAFPVWLAPVQARILTVTEMHNEYASKVLSILKQGGIRVEADLRNEKLGYKVREAQMAKIPYMLVVGEKEIEQGLVSVRLRNGKNLGAMPLEEVIELVTADTLEPFKKGGMSYTIY, encoded by the coding sequence ATGATCAAGATCAACGGCGAGGAAAGAGATGTCCTGGCGGGTCAGACCTGCAAGGACGTTTTGGCACAGGTGCTTTCCGGAAAAAAGCTCAAGTCTACAGTGGCCTGTCTGTGCGATGGCGCGTTGCTGGATCTCGGCCGTGAAGTTCCTTCCGGATGCAGGGAAATGGAACCGGTTTTTCTGGACAGCGAAGCCGGGCTTGAGGTGATCAGGCACAGCGCTGCTCATGTCATGGCCGAGGCGGTCAAGGAACTGTTTCCTTCTGCCAAGGTGACCATCGGTCCGTCTGTGGAAAACGGTTTTTACTACGATTTTGATTATGAGCGGTCCTTTACGCCCGATGATCTTGCGGCCATCGAGGCCAAGATGACCGAGTCCATCCAGGCGAACAAGCCGTTTCAGCGTACTGAAATGTCCGCTGATGCAGCCAAGAAATTGTTTTTGGGCATGGGCGAGACCTATAAGGTTGAGATCATTGACGATCTGGGCGAAGAAACGGTTTCTTTGTACACACACGGAAATTTTACGGATTTGTGCCGTGGTCCCCATGTGCCCTCTACCGGGTTCATCCGGGCCTTCAAACTGACTTCAGTGGCCGGGGCCTATTGGCGGGGCGACGAAAACAAGCCCATGCTCCAGCGCATTTACGGGACCGCCTTTGCAACGGCCAAGGATCTCAAAAAGCATCTCCATCTGATCGAAGAGGCCAAGAAGCGGGACCATCGCAAGCTGGGCACTCAGCTTGATCTGTTCAGCTTTTCCGATGAGGCGGCTCCGGGCATGCCCATCTGGCATCCCAAGGGAGCCCTTGTCCGGACCATTCTCGAAGACTTTGAGCGCAAGGAGCATTTGCGCCGCGGCTATGACATTGTGCAGGGGCCGATCATTCTTCGTCGGGAGTTGTGGGAGAAATCAGGGCATTACGACAACTACCGTGAAAACATGTATTTCACGGAGATTGACGGCCAGGCCTATGGGGTCAAACCCATGAACTGTCTGTCCCACATGCTCATCTACAAGTCCCAGATCCGCAGCTATCGGGATCTGCCTATCAGGTATTTCGAGCTGGGCAACGTGCACCGCCATGAAAAATCCGGGGTGCTCCACGGTCTGCTCCGGGTTCGCGAATTCACCCAGGATGATGCCCATATCCTGTGCCGTCCCGATCAGTTGCAGGACGAGATCAAGGGAGTCATTGCCTTTGTTCAGGATGTCATGGAATTGTTCGGGTTCGAATATTCCATGGAGATCAGTACCCGGCCGGAAAAATCCATTGGCACGGACGAGGATTGGGATCGGGCTACCGGGGCCCTGCAGCAGGCGCTGGAAAGTTCCGGCCTGGAGTATGAAATCAACGCCGGAGACGGAGCCTTTTACGGGCCCAAGATTGACGTCAAGGTCAAGGACGCCCTGGGACGTGAATGGCAGTGCGCAACCATTCAATGCGATTTCACCTTGCCAGAGCGTTTCGATCTGGTCTATATAGGTGAGGATGGTGCACGGCACAGGCCGGTCATGTTGCATCGGGTCATTCTCGGTGCGGTGGAGCGGTTTCTGGGCATCCTCATCGAGCATTACGCGGGAGCCTTTCCCGTGTGGCTGGCCCCGGTGCAGGCACGGATTCTCACCGTGACCGAGATGCACAACGAGTATGCCAGCAAGGTGCTCTCCATTCTCAAGCAAGGCGGCATCCGTGTGGAGGCCGATCTGCGTAACGAGAAACTTGGCTACAAGGTCCGCGAGGCCCAGATGGCCAAGATTCCATATATGCTGGTTGTTGGCGAAAAAGAGATCGAACAGGGTCTTGTCAGCGTCCGGCTGAGAAATGGTAAGAATCTGGGGGCCATGCCCCTGGAGGAAGTCATTGAATTGGTAACGGCCGATACCTTGGAGCCGTTCAAAAAGGGAGGAATGAGCTATACAATCTACTAA
- a CDS encoding MerR family transcriptional regulator — MSEPLPTTYKIGQAAKAVGVEPHVLRFWETEFPQLVPCRKPSGQRYYTQEHIDLLNRIKKLLYEDKLTIEGARRRLQDHSSLSALLQEIQTELQDLKSLLQEDS, encoded by the coding sequence ATGTCCGAACCCTTGCCAACGACGTACAAGATTGGTCAGGCAGCCAAGGCTGTCGGGGTGGAACCGCATGTGCTCAGATTCTGGGAGACCGAATTCCCCCAGCTCGTTCCCTGTCGCAAACCCAGCGGCCAGAGGTATTACACGCAGGAGCATATTGATCTGCTCAACCGTATCAAGAAACTGCTGTATGAAGACAAGCTGACCATTGAAGGCGCCCGCAGGCGTTTGCAGGATCATTCCAGCTTGTCCGCCCTTCTGCAGGAGATACAAACCGAATTGCAAGACCTCAAGAGCCTTCTCCAGGAAGACTCTTGA
- the rpmI gene encoding 50S ribosomal protein L35 → MPKLKTNKSAAKRFTTTGTGKVKRNRSNSQHILTKKNAKRKRRLRQSTTMDKSTLKSVKRLVPTIF, encoded by the coding sequence ATGCCTAAGCTGAAAACCAACAAGAGTGCTGCCAAACGGTTCACCACGACCGGCACCGGCAAGGTCAAGCGGAACCGGAGCAATAGCCAGCACATTTTGACCAAGAAGAACGCCAAACGGAAACGAAGACTGCGTCAGTCCACTACCATGGACAAGAGCACGCTCAAATCCGTCAAACGGCTCGTCCCCACTATTTTCTAA
- a CDS encoding F420-nonreducing hydrogenase: MADKIKFGFLLTGGCAGCEMAMVDLSENLLGALEHIEVVFWAPTVADVKYKDLEAMEDNSIDLAFVDGMVRLSEHEHMVKVLRAKSKVLVAFGACAALGGIPGMANVHPTGELFQQAYKDTFSTENPEDVYPQPEYLLDGKYNLTLPAFQDKVRTIQDLVDVDYFVGGCPPHHEFVAKAVELIISGNLPPKGSWLTSGKAVCDVCKRNPANENMERVPVEHVKRTVDGHPEEKGCLLQHGYLCLGPITQGDCGASCLNVNMPCRGCGGPIPGITDYGAKAVSAIGSILGSQEAVDELMEKFPTLSKLVYRYSLPASRLKSKA, translated from the coding sequence ATGGCGGACAAGATAAAATTCGGTTTTCTGCTCACAGGCGGATGCGCCGGGTGCGAGATGGCCATGGTTGACCTCTCTGAAAACCTCCTCGGGGCACTGGAACATATTGAGGTGGTCTTCTGGGCTCCCACTGTGGCTGACGTGAAATACAAAGATCTAGAAGCCATGGAGGACAACTCCATAGACCTGGCCTTTGTGGACGGCATGGTTCGCTTGAGCGAGCACGAGCACATGGTCAAGGTTCTGCGGGCCAAGTCCAAGGTTCTTGTGGCCTTTGGTGCCTGTGCCGCCCTGGGAGGCATTCCCGGCATGGCCAATGTCCATCCCACAGGGGAGCTGTTTCAGCAGGCTTACAAGGATACCTTTAGTACGGAAAATCCCGAGGATGTTTATCCTCAGCCGGAATATCTCCTGGATGGCAAGTATAACCTGACTCTTCCCGCTTTCCAGGACAAGGTCAGAACTATCCAGGATCTGGTGGATGTGGATTATTTTGTGGGCGGATGTCCTCCGCATCACGAGTTCGTGGCCAAGGCCGTAGAGCTGATCATTTCCGGAAATCTGCCTCCTAAAGGATCCTGGCTCACCAGCGGCAAAGCGGTCTGTGATGTGTGCAAGCGCAATCCTGCCAACGAGAACATGGAGCGAGTGCCTGTGGAGCACGTCAAACGAACGGTTGACGGTCATCCCGAGGAAAAGGGGTGTCTGCTTCAGCACGGCTATCTCTGCCTGGGACCCATCACCCAGGGTGATTGCGGGGCATCATGCCTCAATGTGAATATGCCCTGTCGCGGCTGCGGCGGACCTATTCCCGGAATCACGGATTACGGGGCCAAGGCCGTCAGTGCCATTGGATCCATTTTGGGCAGTCAGGAGGCCGTGGATGAGTTGATGGAAAAATTCCCCACCCTTTCCAAACTCGTGTACAGGTATTCGCTTCCGGCCAGTCGGCTCAAGAGCAAGGCGTAG
- the infC gene encoding translation initiation factor IF-3: protein MQSTKARRNRQIRVREVRVVTDDGTQLGVMPTHQALQTAEEQGLDLVEVAPNARPPVCKIMDYGKYQYQQKKQQQLARKKQTTIQLKEIKFRPKTDDHDLETKVRHIRRFIDEGNRCKVSIFFRGREMAHKDRGYALLQRVTELVKDIAKVEQAPRSEGRSMHLLLTPLPKTK from the coding sequence ATACAATCTACTAAGGCCCGAAGGAATAGGCAGATTCGAGTTCGTGAAGTACGGGTAGTGACCGATGACGGAACCCAGCTTGGCGTCATGCCCACGCATCAGGCGTTGCAAACGGCTGAAGAACAGGGGCTCGATCTTGTGGAAGTGGCTCCCAATGCACGCCCGCCGGTGTGCAAGATCATGGATTACGGGAAGTATCAGTATCAGCAGAAAAAGCAGCAGCAACTTGCCCGGAAAAAGCAGACCACCATCCAGCTCAAGGAAATCAAGTTTCGTCCCAAGACCGACGATCATGACCTTGAGACCAAGGTTCGGCATATCCGCAGGTTTATTGATGAAGGAAACCGGTGCAAGGTAAGCATCTTTTTCCGTGGTCGGGAAATGGCCCACAAGGATCGTGGCTATGCCCTGCTGCAGCGGGTTACCGAGCTGGTCAAGGATATCGCCAAGGTGGAGCAGGCCCCCAGGTCCGAAGGGCGGTCCATGCATCTGCTCTTGACGCCGTTGCCCAAAACCAAATAA
- a CDS encoding hydrogenase iron-sulfur subunit — protein MEFSPNIVGFACQWCTYAGADLAGNLRCKYPPTVKLIKVPCSGRVEPEYVLDALSKGADGVFIGGCHFGDCHYKEGNYKTDRRMQLISKLIQEFGFEKERFRWEWISGAEGKKFAEVMTEYTEQLKKLGPNPVKEGK, from the coding sequence ATGGAATTTAGTCCGAACATTGTCGGATTCGCCTGTCAGTGGTGCACCTATGCGGGCGCTGATCTGGCCGGAAATTTGCGCTGCAAGTATCCGCCTACGGTCAAGCTCATCAAGGTCCCCTGTTCGGGGCGCGTGGAACCTGAATATGTGTTGGATGCCCTGTCCAAAGGGGCAGACGGCGTGTTTATCGGCGGGTGTCATTTTGGCGACTGTCACTACAAGGAAGGCAACTACAAGACTGATCGGCGGATGCAACTCATCAGTAAGCTGATTCAGGAATTTGGTTTTGAAAAGGAACGATTCCGTTGGGAATGGATTTCCGGTGCCGAGGGCAAGAAGTTTGCCGAGGTCATGACCGAGTATACGGAGCAGCTCAAAAAGCTCGGTCCCAATCCGGTCAAGGAGGGCAAGTAA
- a CDS encoding Ni/Fe hydrogenase subunit alpha, whose amino-acid sequence MKKIEINPITRLEGHGKIAIFLDDAGNVDDAFFQVVEFRGYEKFLQGMPLEEVPRTVSTICGVCRGVHFTASMKASDQVFGVEPTPTGRKLREMFFNAHYIEDHAVILYALGFPDFVVGPEASPAERNIIGLIGKVGAEIGRDVLKKRGLAVKIFEMLGGKPNHPVAALPGGWSKRLTEEERKQIDTWADELIDFGQLTLKIFDDVVLKNEKYMDLVTGDMYKIPVNYMGSVDDQDRITYYDGTQKVVGLNGEEIGRFQGKEYLDFISERVQPWSYLKFPYQKKLGGWKGIVEGEGTNMYCVGPLARFNVASGMDTPLAQEAFEKFHATFGARPVHYIQAYHWARAIELLNAAEHIKALANDPAITDPNTVNQDYNITGEGVGIIEAPRGTLIHHYQTDDKGVVTDANLIVATTHNNGPINLAVKKAARHFIHDGNVDEKLLNYVEMAFRPYDLCLACATHTVNGGVPLKIEIRDCEGKLRKEMRNF is encoded by the coding sequence GTGAAAAAAATAGAGATAAATCCCATCACCCGATTGGAAGGACATGGCAAGATTGCCATATTCCTTGACGATGCGGGCAACGTGGACGACGCCTTCTTTCAGGTGGTCGAGTTCCGCGGCTATGAGAAATTTCTCCAGGGCATGCCTCTTGAAGAAGTCCCTCGCACGGTTTCCACCATCTGCGGGGTGTGCCGTGGGGTGCATTTTACTGCGTCCATGAAGGCCTCGGACCAGGTTTTCGGTGTGGAGCCCACACCCACCGGACGCAAGCTGCGCGAGATGTTTTTCAACGCTCATTACATTGAAGACCATGCGGTCATTCTCTATGCCCTGGGATTTCCCGATTTCGTGGTGGGACCCGAGGCCTCACCGGCCGAACGGAATATTATCGGACTTATCGGCAAGGTTGGAGCCGAGATCGGCCGCGACGTGCTCAAAAAACGTGGGCTGGCTGTCAAGATTTTCGAGATGCTGGGCGGTAAGCCCAACCATCCGGTTGCCGCACTGCCTGGTGGATGGTCCAAACGGCTCACCGAGGAAGAGCGCAAGCAGATCGATACCTGGGCCGACGAACTCATTGATTTCGGCCAGCTGACCCTGAAGATTTTCGACGATGTGGTTCTCAAGAACGAGAAGTACATGGATTTGGTCACCGGAGACATGTACAAGATTCCTGTGAACTACATGGGCAGCGTGGATGATCAGGACAGGATCACCTATTATGACGGGACCCAGAAGGTCGTTGGATTGAACGGAGAAGAGATCGGGAGGTTTCAGGGTAAGGAATATCTCGATTTTATTTCCGAACGGGTTCAGCCATGGTCGTATCTCAAATTCCCCTACCAGAAGAAACTTGGCGGATGGAAGGGTATAGTGGAAGGCGAAGGCACCAACATGTATTGTGTCGGCCCCCTGGCCCGATTCAATGTTGCCAGCGGCATGGACACCCCTTTGGCCCAGGAGGCCTTTGAAAAGTTTCATGCCACCTTCGGGGCCAGGCCAGTCCATTACATCCAGGCCTACCACTGGGCCCGGGCCATCGAACTGCTCAATGCGGCCGAACATATAAAAGCGTTGGCCAATGATCCGGCCATCACCGATCCCAATACGGTCAATCAGGACTACAACATCACCGGTGAAGGCGTGGGCATCATCGAGGCTCCACGCGGAACCCTGATTCACCACTATCAGACGGACGACAAGGGCGTTGTCACCGATGCCAATCTCATCGTGGCCACGACCCATAATAATGGTCCCATCAACCTGGCAGTGAAAAAGGCGGCCAGGCATTTTATCCACGATGGCAATGTGGACGAAAAACTGCTCAATTATGTGGAAATGGCTTTTCGGCCTTATGATCTGTGTCTGGCCTGTGCCACGCATACGGTCAACGGTGGTGTGCCATTGAAGATTGAAATCCGGGATTGCGAAGGCAAGCTGCGTAAAGAAATGCGTAACTTCTGA
- a CDS encoding hydrogenase maturation protease, with translation MKMDDGSGAAQQAGTVVVGIGNPLLKDDRAGLEVVERIGALNRDVDVEILYTVGFEILDKVLGYERAFIVDGCQLGNEPGTVLDLAVDDIFTDQALIGSHATTLGGTLKAGYELFAQEMPRDLRIILIEVEDAMTFANHCTLVVQRAVDKVVNQIMQTLAEKPLSAVS, from the coding sequence ATGAAGATGGATGATGGGTCCGGAGCTGCGCAACAGGCCGGAACGGTTGTGGTGGGGATCGGCAATCCGCTGCTCAAGGACGATCGGGCAGGACTTGAGGTCGTGGAACGCATAGGTGCTCTGAATCGCGATGTTGACGTGGAAATTCTGTATACCGTTGGTTTCGAGATCCTGGACAAGGTACTGGGATATGAAAGGGCCTTTATCGTGGATGGCTGTCAGCTAGGCAATGAGCCGGGAACAGTTCTTGACCTTGCTGTCGATGATATTTTTACCGACCAGGCCCTGATCGGATCGCATGCGACCACGCTGGGTGGTACTCTCAAGGCCGGGTATGAGCTCTTTGCCCAAGAGATGCCCAGGGATTTGAGGATCATCCTCATCGAGGTTGAAGATGCCATGACCTTTGCCAATCACTGTACCCTCGTGGTTCAACGGGCCGTTGACAAAGTGGTCAATCAGATAATGCAAACGCTGGCGGAAAAACCTCTTTCTGCTGTTTCGTAA
- the pheS gene encoding phenylalanine--tRNA ligase subunit alpha, producing the protein MLESLVGELEKALGQVSSLEDLEAIRVRFLGRKGALAGLMPQVGALPTEERPEVGKAANRVKTGMMQLWETRKQELEQAQERESLAGFDPTIPGRTPDQGSLHPITLVMNDICKTFTGLGFEVVSGPEVENDFYNFEALNLPPDHPARDMQDTLYITDKILMRTQTSPLQVRTMERQKPPVAIIAPGKVYRRDSDLTHTPMFHQIEGLLVDRDVTMADLRGTLNAFIRTTFGADVKMRFRPSFFPFTEPSAEVDMSCVMCNGTGRVDGKPCRVCKESGWVEILGCGMVDPAVFTNVGYDPEVYQGFAFGLGIERIAMLKYGIGDLRMFFENDVRFLGQFV; encoded by the coding sequence ATGTTGGAGAGCCTGGTCGGGGAGCTTGAAAAGGCCCTCGGCCAGGTTTCTTCTTTGGAAGACCTGGAAGCGATCCGGGTTAGGTTTTTGGGACGCAAGGGCGCTCTGGCCGGGCTTATGCCCCAGGTGGGAGCATTGCCTACAGAAGAGCGTCCCGAAGTGGGCAAGGCCGCCAACCGGGTCAAGACCGGGATGATGCAGCTTTGGGAGACCAGAAAGCAGGAACTCGAACAGGCTCAGGAGCGGGAATCCCTGGCCGGGTTTGATCCGACCATTCCCGGACGCACTCCTGACCAGGGTTCGCTGCATCCCATCACCCTGGTGATGAACGACATCTGCAAGACCTTTACGGGCCTGGGTTTCGAGGTGGTTTCCGGACCTGAAGTGGAAAACGACTTCTACAATTTCGAGGCCTTGAACCTGCCGCCGGACCATCCGGCCAGGGACATGCAGGATACCCTGTACATCACGGACAAGATCCTCATGCGTACCCAGACCTCGCCCCTGCAGGTCCGGACCATGGAACGGCAGAAACCGCCTGTGGCCATCATTGCTCCTGGAAAGGTCTATCGGCGGGATTCCGACCTGACCCATACCCCCATGTTTCATCAGATCGAGGGCCTTCTGGTGGACCGGGACGTGACCATGGCCGATCTTCGCGGTACCCTGAATGCCTTTATCCGGACCACCTTTGGCGCGGACGTGAAGATGCGTTTTCGCCCCAGCTTTTTCCCCTTTACCGAGCCCAGCGCCGAAGTGGACATGAGCTGCGTCATGTGCAACGGCACGGGTCGCGTGGACGGCAAGCCCTGCCGGGTTTGCAAGGAAAGCGGCTGGGTGGAGATCCTTGGATGCGGGATGGTGGATCCAGCGGTTTTTACCAACGTGGGGTATGATCCCGAGGTCTATCAGGGCTTTGCCTTCGGGTTGGGGATCGAGCGCATCGCCATGCTCAAGTACGGGATTGGTGATCTGCGCATGTTTTTTGAAAACGATGTCCGATTCCTGGGACAGTTCGTGTAA